In Wolinella succinogenes DSM 1740, a single genomic region encodes these proteins:
- the ruvB gene encoding Holliday junction branch migration DNA helicase RuvB: MERIIEIEKMELEEAEEVSLRPSGWDDYIGQEKIKRNLGVFIEAAKRRGEGLDHILFFGPPGLGKTTLAHIISHEMGANIKVTTAPMIEKAGDLAAILTNLSEGDILFIDEIHRLSASIEEILYPAMEDFRLDIIIGSGPAAQTVKIDLPRFTLIGATTRAGMISKPLRERFGMNFWMQFYNIEELSQIITLASIKLKKRCLLESAKEIARRSRGTPRVALRLLRRVRDFAEVANEEEIKIEQARYALHELGVNDHGFDDLDLRYLRILVQSKGRPVGLGTIAAAMSEDEGTIEDVVEPYLLAHGYLERTARGRVATRQTYELFSLPFEPNATLF, from the coding sequence ATGGAGCGTATCATCGAGATAGAGAAGATGGAGCTAGAGGAAGCCGAGGAGGTTTCGCTCCGTCCAAGCGGCTGGGATGATTACATCGGGCAAGAGAAGATCAAGCGTAATCTGGGCGTCTTCATCGAGGCGGCCAAACGGCGAGGGGAGGGCTTGGATCATATTCTCTTTTTTGGTCCTCCGGGGCTTGGCAAGACCACGCTCGCTCATATTATTTCGCACGAGATGGGTGCGAATATCAAAGTCACCACTGCGCCCATGATCGAAAAAGCGGGGGATTTGGCGGCGATTCTCACCAATTTGAGCGAAGGAGATATTCTTTTTATCGATGAGATTCATCGCCTCTCGGCTTCGATTGAGGAGATTCTCTACCCTGCGATGGAGGATTTTCGGCTGGATATTATCATCGGCTCAGGACCAGCGGCACAGACGGTGAAGATTGATCTGCCAAGATTCACGCTTATTGGAGCGACCACGAGGGCAGGGATGATCAGCAAGCCGCTTAGAGAGCGTTTTGGGATGAACTTTTGGATGCAGTTTTACAACATTGAAGAGCTCTCTCAAATCATCACGCTTGCTTCAATCAAGCTCAAAAAACGGTGTCTTTTAGAGAGTGCCAAAGAGATCGCTAGACGCTCTAGGGGCACGCCAAGGGTTGCACTTCGACTACTTCGGCGGGTGAGGGATTTTGCCGAGGTTGCTAATGAGGAGGAGATCAAAATCGAGCAGGCACGCTACGCGCTTCATGAGCTTGGAGTGAATGACCATGGCTTTGATGATTTGGATTTGCGCTATTTGAGGATTTTGGTGCAGAGCAAAGGCAGGCCTGTGGGGCTTGGCACGATTGCAGCGGCGATGAGTGAAGATGAAGGGACGATCGAGGATGTGGTGGAGCCCTATCTCTTAGCACACGGCTATCTAGAGCGCACTGCAAGGGGGAGGGTGGCGACCCGCCAGACTTATGAGCTCTTTTCGCTCCCCTTTGAGCCCAATGCGACACTTTTTTAG
- a CDS encoding BON domain-containing protein — MMTKRFFTALCVGALLFASLQGCASKSGQESTGEYLDSTVISGKVRANILADKEVSIFKIDVTTYKGVVQLSGFVKTTKEKTRAEAIAKEVEGVKKVINNIVVKAD; from the coding sequence ATGATGACGAAACGGTTTTTCACGGCTCTTTGTGTCGGTGCTCTTCTCTTTGCTTCTCTTCAAGGTTGTGCCTCCAAAAGCGGCCAGGAGAGCACCGGAGAGTATCTTGATAGCACCGTGATCAGCGGTAAAGTGCGTGCCAATATCCTAGCTGATAAAGAGGTGAGCATCTTCAAGATCGACGTCACCACCTACAAAGGTGTGGTGCAGCTCAGTGGATTTGTCAAAACCACCAAAGAGAAAACCCGTGCCGAAGCGATTGCCAAAGAGGTCGAAGGCGTGAAAAAGGTGATCAATAATATCGTCGTAAAGGCGGACTAG
- a CDS encoding AI-2E family transporter, with translation MRPIHFFWILFVFSLYWMLYLFKPFLMDMLVAGLLCIATTSLKERIEKRVKLSWLASLLVVVLLLSLLFVPLFYVAAVLADTLSKIDPDSFRGFVESSKAQMFKWMALFPFAQEKLMENLDKINASAILQHALAWSGALGKKSLSFVTDTVFVTIFLFLFFYYGRAFYDYALRLIPFSRRESHQLFGEVAGVLGVVFYSSLASVILQGFLFAVMIAFLGYNGFLFGVLYGVASLVPVVGGLLVWLPLASYEYYLGNTGNSLLIALYSMIVIATVADNVIKPLLIGLINRVILKNPVQINELVIFFAIFAGLTTFGFWGMVLGPTITAFFIALLRLYERGFLHIQE, from the coding sequence GTGCGCCCGATACATTTTTTTTGGATCCTTTTTGTCTTTAGTCTCTATTGGATGCTCTATCTTTTCAAGCCTTTTTTGATGGATATGTTGGTGGCAGGGCTTTTGTGTATTGCGACCACGAGCCTTAAAGAGAGAATCGAGAAGCGGGTGAAGCTCTCTTGGCTCGCCTCGCTTTTGGTGGTGGTTTTGCTGCTTTCACTCCTTTTTGTGCCGCTTTTTTATGTGGCAGCGGTGTTGGCAGACACCCTCTCAAAGATTGACCCCGATAGCTTTAGGGGGTTTGTTGAGAGCTCCAAAGCACAGATGTTTAAGTGGATGGCGCTATTTCCTTTTGCCCAAGAGAAGCTCATGGAGAATCTTGACAAAATCAATGCCAGCGCGATTTTGCAACACGCACTCGCTTGGAGTGGAGCGCTAGGGAAGAAGAGCCTCTCTTTTGTCACGGACACGGTTTTTGTGACCATTTTTCTTTTTCTCTTTTTCTACTATGGGCGGGCGTTTTATGACTATGCCTTACGACTCATTCCTTTTAGTCGTCGCGAGAGTCATCAGCTCTTTGGCGAGGTAGCGGGGGTGCTTGGTGTGGTCTTTTACTCTTCGCTCGCTTCAGTGATTCTCCAGGGCTTTCTTTTTGCGGTGATGATCGCCTTTTTGGGCTATAACGGTTTTCTTTTTGGGGTGCTCTATGGTGTGGCTTCGCTTGTTCCTGTGGTCGGGGGGCTTTTGGTCTGGCTGCCGCTTGCCTCGTATGAGTATTATCTGGGCAATACGGGCAACTCGCTCCTCATCGCACTCTACTCGATGATCGTGATTGCTACAGTGGCGGACAATGTGATTAAGCCGCTACTCATTGGATTGATCAATCGTGTGATTCTGAAGAATCCCGTTCAGATTAACGAACTAGTGATTTTCTTTGCGATTTTTGCGGGACTTACGACCTTTGGATTCTGGGGGATGGTGCTAGGGCCGACGATCACAGCCTTTTTTATCGCCCTCCTTCGGCTCTATGAGCGAGGTTTTTTACACATTCAAGAGTGA
- a CDS encoding ArsS family sensor histidine kinase, with the protein MTKNSIIVKITILFAVALLSLSAFSFYFIKMQIDKESSESQRKYGQFIATINQIMRYGGNVELIEKYLAELEFHIVNDDQIKENLSKQIDPHFKGVIAKIVRDNESIYLLLQTPERVTLYRDSFKTVFKNYYLLTFIAFFIVVFLYVLVIKSLLPLKSLRKEIRKFAEGRTDIHCALEQNDEIGELANEFDNAVKKIAALNESRHLFLRTIMHELKTPLTKGRIVAEMIDSPKQKERLCSVFHRLNGLIDEFAKIEEMSSKNYQVSKNEYRLHAILHHVLKKLMIESEQAPTLLDLPAQEVIVKADFELLSLAIKNLLDNALKYSHGGKVFLEARGDSLNVKNFGAPLPYPIEEYFKPFFKDAKNPHSQGLGLGLYIAKSTLEAQGLPLLYQYEEGVHQFTLKGVVVEK; encoded by the coding sequence ATGACTAAAAACTCCATTATCGTCAAAATCACGATTCTCTTTGCTGTGGCACTCCTTAGCCTTAGCGCTTTCTCCTTCTACTTCATCAAAATGCAAATCGACAAAGAGAGCTCCGAATCTCAACGCAAATATGGCCAATTCATCGCCACCATCAACCAAATCATGCGTTATGGGGGGAATGTTGAGCTAATCGAAAAGTATCTCGCGGAGCTAGAGTTTCATATCGTCAATGACGACCAGATCAAAGAGAATCTCTCCAAGCAAATCGATCCTCACTTCAAAGGAGTGATCGCCAAGATCGTTCGCGACAACGAATCAATCTATCTCCTCCTGCAGACTCCAGAGCGCGTTACGCTCTATCGCGATTCCTTTAAAACGGTCTTTAAAAACTACTACCTGCTCACTTTTATCGCCTTTTTTATTGTCGTCTTTCTCTATGTGCTCGTCATCAAGAGCCTCCTGCCGCTCAAAAGCCTAAGGAAAGAGATTCGTAAATTTGCCGAAGGGCGCACCGATATTCACTGCGCCTTGGAGCAAAACGATGAGATTGGTGAGCTTGCTAATGAGTTTGACAACGCTGTCAAAAAGATTGCTGCTCTCAATGAATCGCGTCACCTCTTTTTGCGCACCATCATGCACGAGCTCAAAACTCCCCTCACCAAGGGAAGAATTGTCGCTGAAATGATCGACAGCCCCAAGCAAAAAGAGCGCCTCTGTTCGGTCTTTCATCGCCTCAATGGACTAATTGATGAGTTTGCCAAAATCGAAGAGATGAGCTCCAAAAACTATCAAGTCTCCAAAAACGAATATCGTCTTCATGCGATTTTGCACCATGTCCTCAAAAAACTGATGATCGAATCAGAGCAAGCCCCTACCCTTCTTGATCTTCCCGCCCAAGAGGTGATCGTGAAGGCTGACTTTGAGCTCCTCTCTTTGGCCATTAAAAATCTTTTGGACAACGCCCTCAAATACTCTCACGGAGGAAAGGTATTCCTGGAGGCAAGGGGCGATTCTTTGAATGTGAAAAACTTTGGCGCCCCCCTTCCCTACCCTATAGAAGAGTATTTCAAGCCCTTCTTTAAAGATGCCAAAAACCCTCATAGCCAAGGGCTAGGGTTAGGGCTATACATCGCCAAAAGCACGCTTGAAGCCCAAGGCCTCCCCCTGCTCTATCAATACGAAGAGGGTGTGCATCAATTCACCCTTAAGGGCGTTGTGGTTGAGAAGTGA
- a CDS encoding LysE family translocator has protein sequence MLDIHDFWLFVLSGLLLNLTPGVDTLYVLSSSLARGFKGGFIASLGIGMGCLVHVMAATVGLSAILMASATTFMVVKTIGALYLVYLGVKLILLRSTPSLVEKSATRSLRVIFWQGFLTNVLNPKVALFFLAFLPQFVDAQGSHKVLSMLFLGAVFTFNGVLWSIFLAWSATTFTHKLQRHALIMAWFYKIIGALFIYLGVRLWLQKA, from the coding sequence ATGTTGGATATTCACGATTTTTGGCTCTTTGTCTTGTCGGGGCTATTGCTCAACCTCACGCCGGGCGTGGATACCCTTTATGTGTTATCTAGCTCATTGGCGCGAGGATTTAAGGGCGGCTTCATCGCTTCGTTGGGGATTGGCATGGGGTGTCTCGTCCATGTCATGGCGGCGACTGTGGGGTTGTCGGCAATTTTGATGGCATCAGCTACAACTTTTATGGTCGTGAAGACGATAGGAGCGCTCTACCTTGTCTATCTTGGGGTGAAATTGATTCTTCTTCGCTCAACTCCCTCCCTGGTGGAGAAGAGCGCGACACGCTCCTTGAGGGTAATTTTTTGGCAAGGGTTTTTGACTAATGTTCTTAATCCCAAAGTTGCACTCTTTTTTCTCGCCTTTTTGCCTCAGTTTGTCGATGCGCAGGGGTCACATAAAGTGCTTAGTATGCTTTTTTTGGGAGCTGTGTTCACCTTTAATGGAGTGCTTTGGAGCATTTTTCTTGCATGGAGTGCCACGACATTCACGCACAAGCTCCAACGCCATGCTCTTATCATGGCGTGGTTTTATAAAATCATTGGAGCACTTTTTATCTATCTTGGGGTGCGGCTTTGGCTGCAGAAAGCGTAA
- the panB gene encoding 3-methyl-2-oxobutanoate hydroxymethyltransferase has translation MKNITVSSIKKKKNQEKITMITAYDALFARLFDGEVDILLVGDSLAMSFGGEEDTLPIGMDEMIYHTKAVCRGAEKSLVVIDMPFGSYDTKEKALHNAIRAYKESGASAVKLEGGIQKAETIALLSENGIAVMGHIGLKPQFVRAEGGYKVKGKEEGEAQSLLRDAKALEESGVFALVLEGVKAEVAQEVARSVSVPVIGIGSGSQVDGQVLVWSDMLGFFEGFTPKFVRRYLEGASLIRQGVREYAKDVREGRFPSEAESY, from the coding sequence ATGAAAAATATTACCGTCTCTTCGATTAAAAAGAAGAAAAACCAAGAGAAAATCACCATGATCACTGCCTATGATGCGCTTTTTGCGAGGCTTTTTGATGGTGAAGTGGATATTTTGCTTGTGGGAGATAGTTTGGCGATGAGCTTTGGGGGTGAGGAAGACACCCTCCCTATTGGAATGGATGAGATGATCTATCATACCAAGGCTGTTTGTAGGGGGGCGGAAAAGTCCCTTGTCGTGATTGATATGCCCTTTGGAAGTTACGACACCAAGGAAAAAGCCCTCCATAACGCCATCCGTGCCTATAAAGAGAGTGGTGCTAGCGCGGTAAAGCTTGAAGGGGGAATTCAAAAGGCTGAAACCATCGCGCTTTTGAGTGAAAATGGAATCGCCGTTATGGGGCACATAGGGCTCAAGCCCCAATTTGTGCGTGCTGAGGGAGGATACAAGGTCAAAGGCAAAGAGGAGGGCGAAGCTCAATCTCTCCTAAGAGACGCCAAAGCGCTAGAAGAATCAGGAGTCTTTGCCCTCGTGCTTGAAGGGGTGAAGGCAGAGGTCGCCCAAGAGGTCGCTAGAAGCGTGAGCGTGCCCGTCATCGGGATTGGGAGCGGATCGCAAGTGGACGGTCAGGTGCTGGTGTGGAGCGATATGCTGGGATTTTTTGAAGGATTCACGCCTAAATTTGTTCGCCGTTATCTTGAGGGAGCGAGCCTTATCCGTCAAGGGGTGAGGGAGTACGCCAAAGATGTGCGAGAGGGGCGATTCCCTTCGGAGGCTGAGAGCTACTGA
- a CDS encoding response regulator transcription factor: protein MLEILMIEDDLELASILSEYLKEHDMNVTSFDEPYTGMSAIGTKHFDLLLLDLTLPNLDGLEVCKRVAKQKKIPIIISSARSDINDKVNGLEYGADDYIPKPYDPKELVARIHSVLRRYTPDKETNPSSEKSSSRSPFRLEGESREIYFKEALLDLTRGEYEILSYLIQKKGAVVSREEIAIHSPSINPDSSNKSIDVIIGRLRAKIEDNPKNPTYILSVRGVGYKLDHD from the coding sequence ATGCTAGAGATTCTGATGATTGAGGACGACCTAGAGCTGGCATCCATCCTGAGCGAATACCTCAAGGAACACGACATGAACGTGACCAGCTTTGACGAACCCTACACGGGTATGAGTGCCATTGGCACCAAGCATTTCGACCTCCTTCTTTTAGATTTGACACTCCCCAACCTTGATGGACTTGAGGTTTGCAAAAGGGTAGCCAAGCAGAAGAAAATCCCTATCATCATCTCCTCAGCAAGAAGCGATATCAACGACAAAGTCAATGGATTAGAGTATGGCGCGGATGATTATATCCCCAAGCCCTATGATCCCAAAGAACTCGTAGCCCGCATCCATAGCGTGCTACGCAGATACACCCCAGACAAAGAGACCAATCCTTCTTCAGAAAAATCCTCATCGCGCTCCCCCTTCCGACTGGAAGGGGAGAGCCGCGAAATCTATTTCAAAGAAGCGCTCTTGGATTTAACCCGAGGAGAGTACGAAATCTTGTCCTATCTCATCCAAAAAAAGGGTGCCGTGGTCTCACGAGAAGAGATCGCTATCCACTCCCCCTCTATCAATCCTGATAGCTCCAACAAAAGCATCGATGTGATCATCGGGCGCCTTCGAGCCAAAATCGAAGACAACCCAAAAAATCCTACCTATATTCTCTCCGTGCGTGGCGTAGGCTACAAACTCGACCATGACTAA
- the hemB gene encoding porphobilinogen synthase yields the protein MFKRLRRVRLNPTLRELVQEHHLRPSDFIYPLFIRHGEGIKNEVASMPGVYQMSLDVALQECEELLALGLSSIILFGIPETKDSIGSEALCEHGIMAQSLRAIKERFPKMFVSVDLCFCEYTDHGHCGIIDPKTQSVDNDATLEILAEQALILAQAGADMIAPSGMMDGMITTLRSALDKAGFVNLPLMSYSTKFASAYYGPFRDVAQSAPSFGDRRTYQQNPANRREAILESLRDEEEGADILMVKPALAYLDIIRDVRERTLLPLAVYNVSGEYAMLKAAQKAGIIDYERVMMETLLSFKRAGADIIITYHAKEAAKLLSI from the coding sequence ATGTTCAAAAGATTGCGCCGAGTGCGCCTCAACCCTACCCTAAGAGAGTTGGTCCAAGAGCACCATCTTCGCCCTAGCGACTTCATCTATCCCCTCTTTATCCGCCATGGTGAAGGAATCAAAAATGAAGTCGCCTCCATGCCGGGCGTCTATCAAATGAGCCTTGATGTGGCGCTCCAAGAGTGCGAAGAGCTCCTAGCGCTAGGACTCTCTAGTATCATCCTTTTTGGAATCCCAGAAACCAAAGACAGCATCGGAAGCGAGGCGCTTTGCGAACATGGCATCATGGCCCAATCCCTTCGAGCGATCAAAGAGCGCTTTCCCAAGATGTTCGTGAGTGTCGATCTCTGTTTTTGCGAATACACCGACCACGGCCACTGCGGTATTATCGATCCCAAAACCCAAAGCGTGGACAATGATGCCACCCTAGAGATTCTCGCCGAGCAGGCCTTGATTTTGGCTCAAGCTGGAGCGGACATGATCGCCCCTAGCGGCATGATGGATGGGATGATCACAACCCTAAGAAGCGCGCTGGATAAGGCAGGATTTGTCAATCTCCCCCTCATGAGCTACTCGACCAAATTTGCCAGCGCCTACTATGGACCTTTCAGGGATGTAGCCCAGTCCGCCCCCAGCTTTGGCGATCGCCGCACCTATCAGCAAAACCCTGCCAATCGACGCGAAGCGATTCTGGAGAGCTTGAGGGATGAAGAGGAGGGGGCTGATATTCTCATGGTCAAACCCGCGCTTGCCTATCTTGATATCATCCGAGATGTGCGCGAGCGCACTCTTTTGCCACTCGCTGTCTATAATGTAAGTGGCGAGTACGCGATGCTCAAAGCTGCCCAAAAAGCAGGAATCATCGACTATGAACGCGTCATGATGGAGACGCTTCTTAGCTTCAAGCGCGCTGGAGCGGATATCATCATCACCTATCACGCCAAAGAGGCCGCCAAGCTTCTCTCAATCTAA
- a CDS encoding CCA tRNA nucleotidyltransferase has product MRSEAFLSSLPPPIESQARELLEFFKPHGAKVYAVGGSVRDFHLRRPLKDLDLEIHQITPALFESLMERLGAKGVGKSFFVYKWQEIDLSLPRLETKTALGHRGFEVKLASSPKEAAKRRDFTINALMLELESGELFDFFGGMDDLKRRRLHIISPQTFQEDSLRVLRAARFASELGFRIAPEDIPLMRSIEVDDLSKERIYHETKRLLEGAHLPRGVQALQLLALDQKIFHHPLTPALFHQFLKLQRRFRPRTLTHEYAFLLPLYLLWIIRFAPLAHLLESLSAMPKKEQRFLQKQRRFPKIIRDSFLVRLSLLYPLKEWLALHDPTLLQRAKNLGIFDQSFIPSTTPSKLLKEGYQGKSLGKEWQRRAKEEILTLFN; this is encoded by the coding sequence TTGAGAAGTGAGGCTTTTCTCTCCTCCCTCCCGCCTCCAATCGAGTCCCAAGCTAGAGAGCTTTTAGAGTTTTTCAAGCCCCATGGTGCCAAGGTTTATGCCGTGGGGGGCTCGGTGCGCGACTTTCACCTAAGACGCCCCCTCAAAGATCTTGACTTAGAGATCCACCAAATCACCCCTGCTCTTTTTGAAAGCTTGATGGAGCGTCTTGGCGCCAAAGGCGTAGGAAAGAGTTTTTTTGTCTATAAGTGGCAGGAGATCGACCTCTCCCTCCCAAGGCTTGAGACCAAAACCGCTCTAGGGCATAGAGGCTTTGAAGTGAAGCTAGCCAGCTCCCCCAAAGAGGCAGCCAAGAGGCGTGATTTCACCATCAATGCGCTGATGCTAGAGCTTGAAAGCGGGGAGCTTTTCGATTTTTTTGGCGGGATGGATGACCTAAAGAGGCGACGCCTCCATATCATCTCTCCTCAAACTTTTCAAGAAGATAGCCTAAGGGTGCTTCGCGCGGCTCGCTTTGCCTCTGAGCTTGGCTTTAGAATCGCCCCCGAAGATATTCCGCTCATGCGCTCCATTGAGGTTGATGACCTAAGCAAGGAGCGAATCTATCATGAGACCAAGCGCCTCTTGGAAGGGGCTCATCTGCCCAGAGGGGTTCAGGCGCTTCAACTCTTAGCGCTAGATCAAAAGATCTTTCACCATCCCCTCACTCCAGCACTTTTTCATCAATTCCTTAAACTCCAAAGGCGATTCCGTCCTCGCACCCTAACGCATGAATACGCCTTCTTGCTACCCCTCTACCTCCTTTGGATAATTCGATTCGCCCCCCTGGCTCATCTCCTTGAATCACTCTCTGCCATGCCTAAAAAAGAGCAACGATTCCTCCAAAAACAGAGGCGATTCCCTAAAATCATCCGCGATTCGTTTCTTGTGCGGCTCTCACTTCTCTATCCGCTCAAAGAGTGGCTGGCTCTCCACGACCCCACTCTTCTTCAAAGAGCCAAAAATTTAGGAATCTTTGACCAAAGCTTCATCCCAAGCACCACCCCTTCCAAGCTTCTTAAGGAGGGCTACCAGGGGAAATCCCTAGGAAAAGAGTGGCAAAGACGCGCCAAAGAGGAGATTTTAACTCTATTTAACTAA